One segment of Thermodesulfovibrio sp. 3907-1M DNA contains the following:
- the purM gene encoding phosphoribosylformylglycinamidine cyclo-ligase, giving the protein MSITYKQAGVDIDEAERFVKMISPVVKTTFRKEVLTDIGLFAGLFRLEIKKYREPVLVSGTDGVGTKLKIAFEANRHDTVGIDLVAMCVNDILTVGAEPLFFLDYFATGKLNAEKASQVIKGIVEGCRQAGCALIGGETAELPGFYKKEEYDLAGFAVGVVEKNEIIDGKEIKEGDAIIGVASSGLHSNGFSLVRKVLFERAKMKIDQYVSELGCSLADELLKPTQIYVKAYFALKGKVNVKGMAHITGGGIPGNLPRIFPENKTAVIYKNQWQIHPVFQLIQKEGKVKESEMFKVFNMGIGYVFIIDSKDVKRALNILNKKGYKAYSIGEVIRGKGKIKIE; this is encoded by the coding sequence ATGAGCATTACTTATAAACAGGCTGGAGTTGATATTGATGAAGCAGAAAGATTTGTAAAAATGATTTCTCCTGTGGTGAAGACAACTTTCCGTAAAGAGGTTCTTACTGATATAGGACTTTTTGCAGGATTATTCAGGCTGGAGATAAAAAAATACAGAGAACCAGTGCTTGTTAGTGGCACTGATGGAGTGGGAACGAAGCTAAAAATAGCCTTTGAAGCAAACAGACATGATACCGTTGGAATAGACCTTGTTGCCATGTGTGTGAATGACATTCTGACAGTTGGTGCTGAGCCTTTATTTTTTCTTGACTATTTCGCTACAGGAAAGCTTAATGCAGAAAAGGCATCGCAGGTGATAAAAGGCATTGTTGAAGGATGCAGACAGGCAGGCTGTGCGCTTATAGGAGGTGAGACTGCTGAGCTGCCTGGCTTTTATAAAAAAGAGGAATATGACCTTGCAGGTTTTGCTGTGGGAGTGGTTGAAAAGAATGAAATAATTGATGGAAAGGAAATAAAAGAAGGAGATGCAATAATAGGCGTTGCTTCATCAGGACTTCACAGCAATGGTTTTTCTCTTGTAAGAAAAGTTCTTTTTGAGAGAGCAAAAATGAAAATAGACCAGTATGTTTCAGAACTGGGTTGCAGTCTTGCCGATGAATTACTGAAGCCCACTCAGATTTATGTTAAAGCCTACTTTGCTCTTAAGGGGAAAGTTAATGTTAAAGGCATGGCACATATAACAGGTGGTGGAATTCCAGGAAATCTACCAAGAATTTTCCCTGAAAATAAAACTGCTGTAATATATAAAAATCAATGGCAGATTCATCCAGTATTTCAGCTTATTCAGAAAGAAGGAAAGGTTAAAGAATCAGAAATGTTTAAAGTTTTCAATATGGGAATAGGCTATGTTTTTATCATTGACAGTAAAGATGTGAAAAGGGCATTGAATATTTTAAATAAAAAAGGATATAAAGCTTACTCAATTGGTGAAGTAATCAGAGGTAAAGGAAAAATCAAAATAGAATGA
- the nadC gene encoding carboxylating nicotinate-nucleotide diphosphorylase, producing MYSSLIDEVFRIAILEDIGKGDITSEVIVPEQCNAIAHIICKENLILAGIPFVKRFFSILSSSFSIQPDSLCFEEHYRDGDFIEKGDTIATLKGNARLLLAGERTVLNLLQRLSGIATLTGEFVKKVKDLPVKILDTRKTTPGLRFMEKYAVRIAGGHNHRFALYDAVLIKDNHIKIAGSVAEAVLRAKKSCIYQKIEVEVKTIEELEEAVNAGADIVMLDNMEIETMKKAVSIAKGRVLIEASGGVNLENVREIALTGVDFISAGALTHSARAVDISMKIREVL from the coding sequence ATGTATAGTTCACTGATTGATGAAGTTTTCAGAATAGCAATCTTAGAGGATATTGGAAAAGGTGATATCACTTCAGAAGTAATTGTCCCTGAACAATGTAATGCCATTGCTCATATAATATGTAAAGAAAATTTGATTCTTGCAGGAATACCTTTTGTAAAAAGATTTTTCAGTATTCTCTCTTCATCATTCAGCATTCAGCCTGATAGCTTATGTTTTGAGGAACACTACAGAGATGGTGATTTCATTGAAAAGGGCGATACAATTGCCACACTTAAAGGCAATGCAAGATTGCTTCTTGCAGGAGAGAGAACTGTATTAAATCTTTTACAGAGACTTTCAGGAATTGCCACTTTAACAGGAGAATTTGTTAAAAAAGTTAAAGACCTTCCAGTAAAAATTCTTGATACAAGAAAAACAACTCCTGGATTAAGATTTATGGAGAAGTATGCTGTAAGAATTGCTGGAGGACATAATCATCGTTTTGCTCTTTATGATGCGGTTTTAATAAAGGACAATCATATTAAAATTGCAGGTTCTGTAGCAGAGGCAGTGCTTAGAGCTAAAAAATCTTGTATTTATCAGAAAATTGAAGTTGAGGTCAAAACTATTGAAGAGCTTGAGGAGGCAGTTAATGCAGGAGCAGACATTGTGATGCTTGACAACATGGAGATTGAAACAATGAAAAAGGCTGTATCCATTGCAAAAGGCAGAGTCCTGATTGAAGCCTCAGGTGGCGTTAATCTTGAAAATGTAAGAGAGATTGCTTTAACAGGTGTAGATTTTATCTCTGCTGGAGCCTTAACTCATTCTGCCAGAGCTGTTGATATAAGCATGAAGATAAGGGAGGTTTTATGA
- a CDS encoding PAS domain-containing sensor histidine kinase encodes MKIFHKEAQLGEVLLRFVDSYSEPLILFDPERMEIIYMNQPAKDFWGEHSELSEFFEQQEYRNFIKLIHDCHSIEEQRVISYRKDNGSKGVLLFSLYPVAWEDQRVVFLKFNDITEKIKKKEEKRRRNAQLILQDKLKSIDLVTSSISHEINNICNFMVNNLRITFQAWQDVFNLVREYENENGEFLLGGISSAEIEKIIPKLMLSIMEGITRISDTIDDFRKYIKEGLKSESSIIDVNELVKRVVTILNHHIFMHTENFNLNLQEGLPEIRGNTQKLEQVIINLLINALQALPDRKRGIFLSTGIKGDKIYIEIRDEGIGISKDIMPYIFEPFFSTKYSSGGSGLGLYLSKSIIEEFGGEITIKSEESKGTQIIIYLPCYKTDGKL; translated from the coding sequence ATGAAGATATTTCATAAAGAAGCCCAATTAGGAGAAGTTCTTTTAAGATTTGTAGATTCCTATTCAGAGCCTTTGATTCTTTTTGATCCTGAAAGAATGGAAATAATCTACATGAATCAGCCTGCAAAAGATTTTTGGGGTGAGCATTCAGAGTTATCAGAATTTTTTGAACAACAGGAGTATAGAAATTTTATTAAATTAATTCATGATTGTCATAGCATAGAAGAGCAAAGGGTTATAAGTTATAGAAAAGATAATGGCAGTAAAGGAGTTTTGCTTTTCAGTTTATATCCAGTGGCTTGGGAAGACCAGAGGGTTGTGTTTCTTAAATTTAATGATATAACTGAAAAAATAAAGAAAAAAGAAGAAAAAAGAAGAAGAAATGCCCAGTTGATACTGCAGGATAAGTTAAAATCAATTGATCTGGTTACTTCAAGCATATCACACGAAATAAATAACATCTGTAATTTTATGGTTAATAATCTCCGAATTACATTTCAGGCATGGCAGGATGTTTTTAATCTTGTCAGAGAGTATGAGAATGAAAATGGAGAATTCTTACTTGGAGGAATCTCATCTGCAGAGATTGAAAAAATTATTCCAAAACTTATGCTGTCAATCATGGAGGGTATAACGAGAATTTCAGATACAATTGACGACTTTAGAAAATACATTAAAGAAGGTTTAAAATCTGAATCCTCAATTATTGATGTAAATGAATTGGTAAAGAGAGTAGTAACAATACTCAATCATCATATTTTTATGCATACAGAAAATTTTAATCTTAATCTTCAAGAAGGATTGCCAGAAATAAGAGGCAATACGCAAAAGCTTGAGCAGGTTATAATAAATCTGTTAATTAATGCCTTACAGGCATTACCAGATAGAAAAAGAGGAATTTTCCTATCTACAGGGATAAAAGGGGATAAGATATACATTGAAATCAGAGATGAAGGTATTGGAATCTCTAAGGATATAATGCCTTATATTTTTGAACCATTTTTTTCAACAAAATATTCATCAGGTGGCTCAGGTCTTGGACTTTATCTTTCAAAGTCCATTATAGAAGAGTTTGGTGGCGAAATCACGATCAAATCAGAAGAAAGCAAGGGTACGCAAATAATTATTTATCTGCCCTGTTATAAAACAGATGGAAAACTTTAA